The proteins below come from a single Gordonia pseudamarae genomic window:
- a CDS encoding GMC oxidoreductase, giving the protein MSASSRRTFIKGAAAVGAGAAAAQFIPSVGSASAAPHAAGKPSRVRTTREEHRVVVIGSGFGGGISALRLAQAGVDVLVLERGRRWTAGPNSDTFPRASAPDKRILWHRSAPTLFGRPVAFEPYVGLLETVMGDNMMAICPTGVGGGSLIYQGMTLQPAESVFNEWFPEQLDWQLLNRVHYPRVARMLKIAVAPDRLINSANYKVAREFAKRVRRAGLPLAKIPMPIDWNYALAELDGKMRPSYTNGDGALGVNNGGKHSVDVTYIARAEATGRVRVATQHTVTSIARRADGKWTVHVDRTDETGRTVEKKILTTPALIMAAGSVNTSKLLVKAKATGAISDLPDGVGRGWGTNADRIYSWVSPASGFGPVQGGPVVYGSKNWSDPKNAFTFIQASMPPVAPEAVGATTLVGFGVSKGRGKVVFDSATGEAVLRWPHEGDASIQHRYIEPAIRKITRSDLLLDSAAVVPNTWHPLGGANLGVVCDLEGRVKGQKGLYVLDGALMPGNTAACNPSMTIAAIAERALDDIVAKDVGSLI; this is encoded by the coding sequence CTGTCAGCCTCATCCCGCCGTACCTTCATCAAGGGGGCTGCGGCAGTCGGTGCCGGTGCCGCCGCGGCGCAGTTCATCCCGAGTGTCGGATCAGCCTCCGCCGCGCCCCACGCCGCCGGCAAGCCCTCTCGTGTCCGCACCACCCGCGAGGAGCATCGCGTGGTGGTCATCGGGTCCGGATTCGGCGGCGGTATCTCGGCGCTGCGGCTCGCACAGGCGGGCGTCGACGTACTCGTCCTCGAACGCGGCCGCCGCTGGACGGCCGGCCCCAACTCCGACACCTTCCCGCGGGCATCGGCACCCGACAAGCGGATCCTGTGGCATCGGTCCGCACCCACCCTGTTCGGACGCCCCGTCGCCTTCGAGCCGTACGTCGGCCTGCTCGAGACGGTGATGGGCGACAACATGATGGCGATCTGCCCGACCGGCGTCGGCGGGGGATCGCTGATCTATCAGGGCATGACGTTGCAGCCCGCGGAGTCGGTGTTCAACGAGTGGTTCCCCGAACAACTCGACTGGCAGTTGTTGAACCGCGTGCACTACCCGCGGGTCGCCCGGATGCTCAAGATCGCCGTCGCCCCCGACAGGCTGATCAACTCCGCCAACTACAAGGTGGCCCGAGAATTCGCCAAGCGGGTCCGGCGGGCTGGTCTGCCGCTGGCCAAGATTCCGATGCCCATCGACTGGAACTACGCGCTCGCCGAACTCGACGGCAAGATGCGGCCGTCGTACACCAACGGTGACGGTGCGCTCGGCGTCAACAACGGCGGCAAGCACAGCGTCGACGTCACCTACATCGCCAGGGCCGAGGCGACCGGGCGGGTGCGGGTGGCCACCCAGCACACCGTGACCTCCATCGCGCGGCGCGCCGACGGCAAGTGGACCGTCCACGTCGACCGCACCGACGAGACCGGCCGCACCGTGGAGAAGAAGATCCTCACCACCCCGGCGCTGATCATGGCCGCGGGCAGTGTGAACACCAGCAAACTGCTGGTCAAGGCCAAGGCGACCGGCGCCATCTCCGACCTCCCCGACGGTGTCGGCCGGGGGTGGGGCACCAACGCCGACCGCATCTATTCCTGGGTCAGCCCCGCCTCCGGTTTCGGTCCTGTACAGGGTGGGCCGGTCGTGTATGGCTCCAAGAACTGGAGCGATCCCAAAAACGCCTTCACCTTCATCCAGGCGTCGATGCCGCCGGTGGCGCCGGAGGCGGTCGGTGCGACGACGCTGGTCGGTTTCGGCGTCAGTAAGGGGCGGGGCAAGGTTGTCTTCGACTCCGCCACGGGCGAAGCGGTGTTGCGCTGGCCGCACGAGGGCGATGCCTCCATCCAGCACCGCTACATCGAACCGGCGATCCGTAAGATCACCCGGTCCGATCTGCTGCTCGACAGCGCAGCAGTGGTCCCCAACACCTGGCATCCGCTCGGCGGCGCCAACCTGGGTGTGGTGTGCGACCTCGAAGGCCGCGTCAAGGGCCAGAAGGGTCTCTACGTGCTCGACGGCGCGCTGATGCCCGGCAACACCGCGGCGTGCAACCCGTCGATGACCATCGCCGCCATCGCCGAACGCGCCCTCGACGACATTGTCGCCAAGGACGTGGGCAGCCTCATCTGA
- a CDS encoding GMC oxidoreductase, producing MSLSTRRTFLKGAAAVGAGVAGAQLVPGAASGAPRVRTDRSEQRAIVIGSGFGGGVAALRLAQAGVNVLVLERGKRWPTGPNARTFPTAQNMDRRTLWHKSAPNLFGRPFGQDPYVGLFETVVSPTMSAVCAAGVGGGSLVYLGMTLQPRRSVFNAWFPDALDYSTMDRVHYPRVARMLKAGVAPDVLINSHAYRGAREFAKRARRAGMPVEKLRAPIDWNYAIAENHGRMRRSYTVGDTLFGVNNGGKHSIDVTYLRQAEATGRVTVATQHEVTGISRGRTGKWIVNVNRTDKSGRVVQRKVYTTKALILAAGSLNTSKLLVKAKRSGAISNLPDGVGHGWGTNGDRTFSWTGITADLGAPQGGPVVYGSRNWSNPRTAYTLVQAAAPKFLGVDARSTMLFGYGASGTRGSIGVDPLTGNPSINWPLGGDAGVAGRLNAAAHRIGGIDPVTDLNLVTPFTWHPLGGANMGVVCDLEGRVKGQRGLYVLDGSLLPGTAGACNPSMTIAAVAERAMDRIVTRDVGSII from the coding sequence ATGTCCTTGTCAACGCGTCGTACCTTTCTCAAGGGCGCAGCCGCGGTGGGTGCCGGAGTGGCCGGTGCCCAGCTTGTTCCCGGCGCGGCCTCGGGTGCTCCGCGCGTGCGGACCGACCGGTCCGAGCAGCGTGCGATCGTCATCGGCTCGGGCTTCGGTGGGGGTGTGGCCGCGCTGCGCCTGGCCCAGGCCGGTGTCAACGTGCTGGTCCTCGAGCGTGGTAAGCGCTGGCCCACCGGCCCCAACGCCCGGACCTTTCCCACCGCCCAGAACATGGACCGGCGGACCCTGTGGCACAAGTCCGCGCCCAACCTGTTCGGTCGGCCGTTCGGTCAGGATCCGTACGTCGGCCTGTTCGAGACCGTTGTCAGCCCCACGATGTCGGCGGTGTGCGCGGCCGGTGTCGGTGGCGGATCACTGGTGTACCTCGGCATGACCTTGCAGCCCAGGCGCTCGGTGTTCAACGCCTGGTTCCCCGATGCCCTGGACTACTCGACGATGGATCGCGTCCACTACCCCCGGGTGGCGCGGATGCTCAAGGCGGGTGTCGCGCCCGATGTGCTGATCAACTCGCACGCCTACCGGGGCGCCCGCGAGTTCGCCAAGCGCGCCCGCCGGGCGGGGATGCCGGTGGAGAAACTGCGCGCACCCATCGACTGGAACTACGCGATCGCGGAGAACCATGGCCGGATGCGGCGGTCCTACACCGTGGGCGACACGCTGTTCGGTGTCAACAACGGCGGCAAGCACAGCATCGACGTCACCTACCTGCGTCAGGCCGAGGCCACCGGCCGGGTCACCGTCGCCACCCAGCACGAGGTCACCGGCATCTCCCGCGGCCGTACCGGCAAGTGGATCGTGAACGTCAACCGCACCGATAAATCGGGGCGGGTGGTGCAGCGCAAGGTGTACACCACCAAGGCGCTGATCCTCGCCGCGGGCAGCCTGAACACGAGCAAGCTGCTGGTAAAGGCCAAGCGGAGCGGGGCCATCTCCAACCTGCCCGACGGCGTCGGCCATGGCTGGGGCACCAACGGTGACCGTACCTTCTCCTGGACGGGCATCACCGCCGATCTCGGTGCGCCGCAGGGTGGTCCGGTCGTCTACGGTTCGCGGAACTGGTCCAATCCGCGCACCGCGTACACGCTGGTGCAGGCGGCCGCACCCAAGTTCCTGGGTGTCGACGCCCGCAGCACCATGTTGTTCGGCTACGGGGCGAGCGGCACCCGCGGCAGCATCGGGGTCGACCCGCTGACCGGCAACCCCTCCATCAACTGGCCGCTCGGCGGTGACGCGGGCGTGGCCGGCCGACTCAACGCGGCCGCCCACCGCATCGGCGGCATCGACCCGGTCACCGACCTCAATCTGGTCACCCCGTTCACCTGGCATCCGCTCGGCGGCGCCAACATGGGCGTGGTGTGCGATCTGGAGGGCCGGGTCAAGGGGCAGCGCGGTCTGTATGTTCTGGACGGCTCCCTGCTGCCCGGCACCGCGGGCGCCTGCAACCCGTCGATGACCATCGCGGCGGTCGCCGAACGCGCCATGGACCGGATCGTCACGCGCGACGTCGGCTCCATCATCTGA
- a CDS encoding MarR family winged helix-turn-helix transcriptional regulator: protein MMLDSREQDEADGSFMPWPSQQIHDIVDELLRLNRRKINTFAGAVLEASAFTILLRLWEGPRTLRELSVELELEQSTVNRQVNAAIKHGYVERFAVEGSASKMLRPTEAGRAAFVHDGNLRADRLRRVFDDLAPGRPEVLLHELRAYNDAYERAVRAEGL from the coding sequence ATGATGTTGGACAGTCGCGAACAGGACGAAGCCGATGGTTCCTTCATGCCGTGGCCGTCCCAACAGATCCACGACATCGTCGATGAACTGCTCCGATTGAATCGGCGCAAGATCAACACCTTCGCCGGTGCCGTCCTGGAGGCATCCGCCTTCACCATCCTGTTGCGGCTCTGGGAGGGCCCGCGCACCCTGCGCGAATTGTCCGTCGAGCTCGAACTCGAACAGTCCACGGTCAATCGCCAGGTCAACGCCGCGATCAAACACGGCTACGTGGAGCGCTTCGCCGTCGAGGGCAGTGCGAGCAAGATGCTGCGACCCACTGAGGCGGGTCGGGCGGCGTTCGTGCACGACGGCAACCTGCGCGCCGACCGCCTGCGCCGGGTGTTCGATGACCTCGCGCCCGGCCGTCCCGAGGTGTTGCTGCACGAACTGCGCGCCTACAACGACGCCTACGAGCGGGCGGTGCGGGCCGAAGGGCTCTGA
- a CDS encoding MFS transporter, producing MSKHTKGVQDPAGTDTTPAAVEAQARGANPVLIIATLCFGGLVASLMQTLVVPLQPELPGLLDTSRTNASWVITATLLAAAVAMPIAGRLADMFGKKRVLLVSAALLVLGSVICAVGSSLVPMVVGRAVQGLAMGFIPVAISLMREVTPPRLTSIAVATMSATMGVGGAIGLPMAAAIYESGNWHVLFWVSAALAAITLVLTFFVVPSVHDAVGGRLDWGGAIGLATGLVLLLTAITKGNDWGWSSVTTLGMLAAGLIVFAAWGRYELGHRDPLIDLRTGARPAVLFCNIAGVAIGFGMMAQSIVVPLLLESPKSTGYGLGQTILQAGLWMAPGGVMMLVFAPVSATLINRIGPKYTLMLGATVLGFGYLFAAFMMGSAWQLMIASMICAAGVGIGYAAMPTLILGNVPMSEAGAAVGFNSLMRSVGTTSASAVMALVLTSSTIDVDGISFPADSTFTWCFLIGAIAAFVGVAIAMLVPGAQPDRLPVDGVPEPGDIQPADTPLTDTQLTDTRPTAAGT from the coding sequence ATGTCCAAGCACACCAAGGGCGTCCAGGACCCGGCCGGTACGGATACGACCCCGGCCGCCGTCGAGGCACAGGCAAGGGGTGCCAACCCGGTACTGATCATCGCGACCCTCTGCTTCGGCGGTCTGGTCGCCTCCCTGATGCAGACCCTCGTCGTCCCGTTGCAACCCGAGCTTCCGGGCCTGCTCGACACCTCGCGCACCAACGCCTCGTGGGTCATCACCGCCACCCTGCTCGCCGCGGCGGTCGCGATGCCGATCGCCGGACGCCTGGCCGACATGTTCGGAAAAAAGCGGGTGCTGTTGGTCAGTGCCGCACTGCTGGTGCTCGGTTCGGTCATCTGCGCCGTCGGATCGAGCCTGGTCCCGATGGTCGTCGGGCGTGCCGTCCAGGGACTCGCGATGGGCTTCATCCCGGTGGCCATCAGCCTGATGCGTGAGGTCACCCCGCCCCGGCTGACCTCGATCGCCGTCGCCACCATGTCGGCGACGATGGGTGTCGGCGGCGCGATCGGCCTGCCGATGGCCGCCGCGATCTACGAATCGGGCAACTGGCACGTCCTGTTCTGGGTGTCCGCCGCCCTCGCGGCGATCACACTGGTGTTGACGTTCTTCGTCGTGCCGTCCGTCCACGACGCCGTCGGCGGCCGCCTCGACTGGGGTGGCGCGATCGGCCTGGCCACCGGCCTGGTCCTGCTGCTCACCGCGATCACCAAGGGCAACGACTGGGGCTGGTCGAGCGTGACGACACTGGGCATGCTGGCCGCGGGTCTGATCGTGTTCGCCGCGTGGGGCCGCTACGAACTCGGCCACCGCGATCCGCTCATCGACCTGCGCACCGGCGCCCGCCCCGCGGTGCTGTTCTGCAACATCGCCGGTGTGGCCATCGGTTTCGGCATGATGGCGCAGTCGATCGTGGTGCCGCTGCTGCTCGAATCCCCGAAGAGCACCGGCTACGGCCTCGGCCAGACCATCCTGCAGGCCGGTCTGTGGATGGCTCCCGGCGGTGTGATGATGCTGGTGTTCGCCCCCGTCTCGGCGACCCTGATCAACCGGATCGGCCCCAAGTACACGCTGATGCTGGGCGCCACCGTCCTCGGCTTCGGATACCTGTTCGCCGCGTTCATGATGGGTTCGGCATGGCAGCTGATGATCGCGTCGATGATCTGCGCCGCCGGCGTGGGTATCGGCTATGCGGCGATGCCCACCCTCATCCTGGGGAACGTCCCGATGTCGGAGGCCGGTGCGGCCGTCGGCTTCAACTCCCTGATGCGGTCGGTGGGCACCACCTCCGCGTCGGCGGTGATGGCGCTCGTGCTCACCTCCTCGACGATCGACGTCGACGGGATCAGTTTCCCCGCCGATTCGACCTTCACCTGGTGCTTCCTGATCGGCGCCATCGCCGCCTTCGTCGGCGTCGCCATCGCCATGCTGGTGCCGGGAGCCCAGCCCGACCGATTGCCGGTGGACGGCGTCCCCGAGCCCGGCGACATCCAGCCTGCCGATACCCCGCTCACCGACACCCAGCTCACCGACACCCGGCCGACGGCGGCGGGCACGTAG
- a CDS encoding MFS transporter, whose amino-acid sequence MVTVHRNTESVRPIALIYTALTSSIVASLGMLLVPTISRELDVAVSAAQWTLTINLLVGAVVTPVMGRLSDGPHKKRLLMVSLLIIMAGSVIAASAPNFSVFLVGRALQGLTYGIVPVTIAVARRYLPPDRLAGGISSLSVTVATGLGLGYPLTGLLAADFGFRTAFGFAVAFIASAIAVVWWTVPDGPDEQAPTRPFDLRGAALFGTGLAALLIGISQGPAWGWMSGRALTTIAAALVLLSIWVAVSLRTPHAMVNLRVIRRPDVLLANGAAIGLGIAMYMGLSIISLVAQSPESTGFGLAVPVLWAGFVMLPLSVGSFAANRVVRALAARTSLTTFLPIGASVLTAAAFVMLFAHTHLWELMASQFLFGVGIGTTYAAMPGLIARSVVTEELGSAVSFNQVLRTLGGAIGSALSGAVLTAHAVSAGGPPSERGIEVALAISAVGCAAVCAALTVNLIRGGVREREQ is encoded by the coding sequence ATGGTCACAGTGCATCGCAATACGGAATCCGTACGGCCGATCGCACTGATCTACACCGCTCTCACCTCGTCGATCGTGGCCTCCCTCGGCATGCTGCTGGTGCCGACGATCTCCCGGGAACTCGACGTCGCGGTGAGCGCGGCGCAGTGGACCCTCACCATCAATCTGCTGGTCGGCGCCGTCGTCACGCCGGTGATGGGCAGGCTGAGCGACGGACCGCACAAGAAGCGGCTGCTCATGGTGTCGTTACTGATCATCATGGCCGGATCGGTGATCGCGGCGTCGGCGCCCAACTTCTCGGTGTTCCTCGTGGGCCGGGCATTGCAGGGACTGACCTACGGCATCGTGCCGGTGACCATCGCGGTCGCCCGGCGCTATCTGCCGCCCGACCGGCTCGCCGGCGGCATCTCGTCGCTGTCGGTGACGGTCGCGACCGGCCTGGGTCTCGGCTACCCGCTCACCGGTCTGCTGGCCGCCGACTTCGGTTTCCGGACGGCGTTCGGGTTCGCTGTCGCCTTCATCGCCTCGGCGATCGCCGTGGTGTGGTGGACGGTTCCCGACGGCCCGGACGAGCAGGCGCCCACCCGGCCGTTCGACCTGCGCGGCGCGGCGCTGTTCGGTACCGGCCTGGCGGCCCTGCTCATCGGCATCAGCCAGGGACCGGCCTGGGGCTGGATGTCGGGGCGCGCACTCACGACCATCGCAGCCGCGCTCGTCCTGCTGTCCATCTGGGTGGCGGTGTCACTGCGCACCCCGCACGCGATGGTCAACCTGCGGGTGATCCGCCGCCCCGACGTGCTGCTGGCCAACGGCGCCGCCATCGGGCTCGGGATCGCCATGTACATGGGACTCTCGATCATCAGCCTCGTCGCGCAGTCGCCGGAGAGCACCGGTTTCGGTCTCGCGGTGCCGGTGCTGTGGGCGGGTTTCGTGATGCTGCCGCTGTCGGTGGGCAGTTTCGCCGCTAACCGGGTGGTGCGGGCGCTGGCGGCGCGGACGTCGCTGACGACGTTCCTGCCCATCGGGGCGAGCGTGCTGACCGCGGCGGCCTTCGTCATGTTGTTCGCACACACCCACCTGTGGGAACTCATGGCGAGCCAGTTTCTGTTCGGGGTGGGTATCGGCACCACTTACGCCGCGATGCCCGGACTCATCGCGCGCAGCGTCGTCACCGAGGAACTGGGCAGCGCGGTGAGCTTCAATCAGGTGCTGCGCACGCTCGGCGGTGCGATCGGCAGCGCGCTGTCGGGGGCGGTGCTCACCGCGCACGCGGTCAGTGCGGGCGGACCGCCGTCCGAGCGCGGTATCGAGGTGGCGCTGGCGATCAGCGCGGTGGGCTGTGCGGCGGTGTGCGCGGCCCTCACCGTCAACCTGATCCGCGGCGGTGTGCGCGAACGGGAGCAGTGA
- a CDS encoding alpha/beta fold hydrolase: MPIDEAAPAPQWFTDAVGTPAQEHCLEVDGARIVYRTWGPEGAPGVLLVHGGAAHSGWWDHLAPQLAGDRRVAALDLSGHGDSDWRDSYSFDGWAAEVHAVALAAGVTDQLLVVGHSLGGLITAKASTLFPDVIDNILIIDSEIFHPDQIRAAQTGGQSVPEIRSTGRRFYPSRDDLLARYRLVPDHPCYTYAKDYVAAGSVVEESEGWRWKFDRTFGIDLDHRAPMPDPDATVTVIRSGKGRMTAFMAGEIVSGLRTISRIVTFPEAGHHVMLDYPLELLAEIRRAIARPNP; the protein is encoded by the coding sequence ATGCCGATCGATGAGGCCGCCCCCGCCCCACAGTGGTTCACCGACGCGGTCGGCACCCCCGCTCAGGAACACTGCCTGGAGGTCGACGGCGCGCGGATCGTGTACCGCACGTGGGGCCCCGAGGGCGCGCCCGGTGTGCTGCTGGTGCACGGTGGTGCCGCGCATTCGGGCTGGTGGGATCACCTGGCACCGCAGCTGGCCGGTGATCGCCGGGTGGCGGCCCTCGACCTGTCCGGGCACGGGGACAGCGACTGGCGTGACTCGTACAGCTTCGACGGCTGGGCCGCCGAGGTGCACGCCGTCGCGCTGGCGGCCGGCGTGACTGATCAGCTGCTGGTGGTGGGCCACAGCCTCGGTGGCCTGATCACCGCCAAGGCGTCGACGCTGTTCCCCGATGTCATCGACAACATCCTCATCATCGATTCGGAGATCTTCCACCCCGACCAGATCCGGGCGGCGCAGACGGGCGGTCAGTCGGTGCCAGAGATCCGCAGCACCGGCCGCAGGTTCTACCCGAGCCGGGACGATCTGCTGGCCCGCTACCGGCTGGTCCCCGACCACCCGTGCTACACCTACGCCAAGGATTACGTGGCGGCCGGTTCGGTGGTCGAGGAGAGCGAGGGCTGGCGCTGGAAGTTCGACCGGACGTTCGGCATCGACCTCGATCACAGGGCACCGATGCCCGACCCCGACGCCACGGTCACCGTGATCCGCTCCGGCAAGGGCCGGATGACCGCGTTCATGGCCGGGGAGATCGTGTCCGGGCTACGGACGATCTCCCGGATCGTCACCTTCCCGGAGGCCGGCCATCACGTGATGCTCGACTATCCGCTCGAACTGCTCGCCGAGATCCGGCGCGCGATCGCACGCCCGAACCCCTGA
- a CDS encoding SDR family NAD(P)-dependent oxidoreductase, which produces MTDSSQRLVVVTGAAGALGQAVVSEFLAAGAAVVAVDIAGERLDALGQTENVHAVGAQLSDAAATTAAWEAIDAIGTPDTLVTLAGGFQPSSLADLTEDIWDAMIDSNVDSVVWSAREAAKRFEATGGGSIVTVGSKTAVAGAAPLAHATSKAAVVRITELLAEELRPKKIRVNTVLPSVIDTPANRTWMSDDLAARAVSPAAIAKVIAFLSSADAAPISGARVPVYGDA; this is translated from the coding sequence ATGACCGATTCATCGCAGCGTCTGGTCGTCGTCACGGGAGCCGCGGGCGCCCTCGGGCAGGCCGTGGTCTCCGAGTTCCTGGCCGCAGGCGCGGCCGTCGTCGCCGTCGACATCGCCGGTGAGCGCCTCGATGCCCTGGGGCAGACCGAGAACGTCCACGCGGTGGGCGCCCAGCTCTCCGATGCCGCCGCCACGACGGCCGCGTGGGAGGCGATCGACGCGATCGGCACCCCCGACACCCTGGTCACTCTCGCCGGCGGTTTCCAGCCGAGTTCACTGGCCGACCTCACCGAGGACATCTGGGACGCTATGATCGACTCCAATGTCGACTCGGTGGTGTGGTCGGCCCGTGAGGCCGCCAAGCGTTTCGAGGCCACCGGCGGCGGATCGATCGTCACCGTCGGCTCCAAGACCGCCGTCGCCGGTGCCGCGCCACTGGCCCACGCCACCAGCAAGGCCGCCGTCGTCCGGATCACCGAGTTGCTGGCTGAGGAGTTGCGCCCCAAGAAAATCCGGGTCAACACGGTGCTGCCGTCGGTGATCGACACCCCCGCCAACCGCACCTGGATGTCCGACGACCTGGCCGCCCGCGCGGTCAGCCCCGCCGCCATCGCCAAGGTGATCGCGTTCCTCAGCAGCGCCGACGCCGCCCCCATCAGCGGAGCCCGGGTGCCGGTCTACGGCGACGCCTGA
- the brxL gene encoding BREX system Lon protease-like protein BrxL: MSEHIDLTEAALIEQAPDEGPTDVVTEQTQLDRKINAHFPGAVVRKDLVKAVKGNAIVPSYVLEYLLGQFAATDDEATIQEGIEKVRRILAEHYVHRNESELVKSKIREKGRFRIIDRVSVTLNEKDDVYQASFANLGIGGVLVEPNTVNANQKLLVGGVWCLCDIEYFHSDNAKVVPWILGRLQPIQMSSFDYAGYLEARAEFSTDEWIDLLIQSIGFNPEMFGRRAKLLQLTRLIPFVERNYNLVELGPKGTGKSHIYSEFSPHGMLISGGEITVPKLFVNNANGKIGLVGYWDVVAFDEFAGKKKRTDKALVDIMKNYMANKSFSRGVETLGAEASMVFVGNTSHTVPYMLKHSDLFDELPESYHDSAYLDRLHFYIPGWEVDTIRGEMFSSGYGFVVDYIAEVLKSMRNLDYSDRYRQHFELGSDISTRDRDGIHKTFSGLMKLLYPHEQATAEEIEEVLRFAIEGRKRVKDQILRMDDTMAAVKFGYQSVAGKWTAVTTLEEDEYPGHYHRGRPGVADKDADPVDLVGPASGAAVPEPAATQTPVEEELFQGQRDFAENQRGVSFEALLMPYLRGATRIELHDPYIRMNHQGRNLVELLALIAAAKDPADEVTVRLFTVLDPDPGYQKKQLQMLNQIIQGAAQQGITVEVAKDPGGHDRWIRTDNGWRINLGRGLDIFQKQDGGWFDFGSSRQEFRQVRAFGVTYIRDEA; encoded by the coding sequence ATGAGTGAGCACATCGACCTGACCGAAGCAGCCCTCATCGAACAGGCTCCTGACGAAGGCCCCACCGACGTCGTGACCGAGCAGACGCAACTGGATCGCAAGATCAATGCGCACTTCCCAGGCGCGGTGGTGCGTAAGGACCTTGTCAAAGCCGTCAAAGGCAACGCGATCGTGCCGTCATATGTACTGGAATACCTGCTCGGTCAGTTCGCCGCGACCGACGACGAGGCAACGATCCAGGAGGGCATCGAGAAGGTGCGCCGGATACTCGCCGAGCACTATGTGCACCGCAACGAGTCGGAGCTGGTGAAGTCGAAGATCCGGGAGAAAGGCCGCTTCCGGATCATCGACCGCGTCAGTGTGACACTCAACGAGAAGGACGACGTCTATCAGGCATCGTTCGCCAACCTTGGCATCGGTGGGGTACTCGTGGAACCGAATACGGTCAACGCGAACCAGAAGCTGCTGGTGGGCGGGGTGTGGTGCCTGTGCGACATCGAATACTTCCACAGTGACAACGCCAAGGTAGTGCCATGGATTCTGGGTCGGTTGCAGCCGATCCAGATGTCGAGTTTCGACTACGCAGGCTACCTTGAAGCTCGGGCCGAGTTCAGTACTGATGAGTGGATCGACCTGCTCATCCAATCGATCGGCTTCAACCCTGAGATGTTCGGGCGACGCGCGAAGCTGCTCCAACTGACCCGCCTGATCCCGTTCGTGGAACGCAACTACAACCTCGTTGAATTGGGGCCGAAGGGTACCGGCAAATCGCATATCTACTCGGAGTTCTCGCCTCACGGGATGCTGATCTCCGGCGGTGAGATCACCGTGCCGAAACTGTTCGTGAACAACGCCAACGGCAAGATCGGTCTCGTCGGCTATTGGGATGTGGTCGCCTTCGACGAGTTCGCGGGCAAGAAGAAGCGCACCGACAAGGCGTTGGTCGACATCATGAAAAACTATATGGCCAACAAGTCGTTCTCCCGTGGAGTGGAGACACTCGGTGCGGAAGCGTCGATGGTGTTTGTCGGCAATACCTCGCACACCGTGCCATACATGCTCAAACACTCCGACCTCTTCGACGAGCTCCCCGAAAGTTACCACGACTCGGCCTACCTCGATCGTCTGCACTTCTACATTCCCGGCTGGGAAGTCGACACGATCCGCGGTGAAATGTTCTCCAGTGGTTACGGTTTCGTGGTCGATTACATCGCAGAGGTACTCAAGTCGATGCGGAATCTCGACTACTCCGACCGCTACCGGCAGCACTTCGAGCTCGGCTCGGACATCTCAACGCGCGACCGCGACGGTATCCACAAGACCTTCTCCGGTCTGATGAAGCTGCTCTACCCACACGAACAGGCCACCGCAGAGGAGATCGAGGAGGTCCTGCGTTTCGCAATCGAAGGCCGCAAGCGCGTCAAAGATCAGATCCTCCGAATGGACGACACCATGGCCGCGGTGAAGTTCGGATACCAATCGGTCGCGGGAAAGTGGACTGCTGTCACGACTCTCGAAGAAGACGAGTATCCCGGGCACTATCACCGTGGCCGTCCTGGTGTGGCAGACAAGGATGCGGATCCTGTCGATCTGGTTGGCCCGGCGTCAGGTGCGGCCGTCCCGGAACCGGCGGCCACCCAGACTCCCGTTGAGGAAGAACTGTTCCAGGGGCAGAGAGACTTTGCCGAGAACCAGCGCGGCGTCTCCTTCGAGGCTCTCCTCATGCCGTACTTGCGGGGTGCCACTCGTATCGAGTTGCACGACCCGTACATCCGGATGAACCATCAGGGCCGGAATCTGGTCGAACTGTTGGCGCTGATAGCTGCGGCCAAAGACCCCGCTGACGAGGTCACTGTCAGACTGTTCACCGTCCTCGACCCCGACCCCGGGTATCAGAAGAAGCAATTACAGATGCTCAACCAGATAATCCAGGGTGCCGCCCAACAGGGCATCACCGTCGAGGTAGCGAAAGACCCTGGTGGTCACGATCGTTGGATTCGCACCGACAACGGGTGGCGGATCAACCTCGGTCGTGGCCTCGACATATTCCAAAAGCAAGACGGCGGCTGGTTCGATTTCGGCAGTAGCCGCCAGGAGTTCCGTCAGGTCCGGGCCTTCGGCGTGACATACATCCGGGACGAGGCGTGA